The DNA segment CATTATTGGTTCCAGCATTCGATACGGAAAACACAATCCTAAAATAATTCAATTCATAAACGAGCACAAAAAGGAACTTGACAAAACCAAGAACGCCTTCTTTTCGGTCAATCTTGTGGCTCGAAAACCCGAAAGAGCCACACCGGAAACCAATCCCTATTTCATCAAATTCCTTCAAAACATTGATTGGATTCCCAATACGTCGGCAGTTTTTGCAGGCAAACTCGATTATCAAAAATACCCTTTCACCGACAGATTGATGATTCAATTGATTATGTGGATGACCAATGGTCCAACAAATTCAAAAACAAAAATCGAATACACCGATTGGGACAAGGTCAAAGAATTTGCAGTCTTATTGAACAATAATTAACGTTTAGTCGATTATTTTGTCCGTTCATGCCTTTTTTTGGAATTTCTAAAAAATTTATCATTACTTTTAGAATATATCCTCACATAGAATACCCTAAATCAACTGTGTAGCCTTTTTATTTCTAAACAAATTTTGGTCTAAATTCATTCTCAAAATGAGTAAAACTCTAAATTGGTACTTAAGAAGACATCCGCTATTGTATAAAATCAGATACCAATTAGTGTCTAAAACCGCTTCATTGGAGGCCATCGAAAACTTTTGTTACAACGATTTAAACCTTAAAACCAACATTCCTCCCCTATTTTTCGAAATAAACCATTTAATATTTGATGGAGCAAACAAGGATTTAACCGATTTTGAAAAGGCAACGTCAATAGCCGTTTGGTTGAAAAAAAACATTAAGGGCGGCCCGGGTTTAGGCAAATCTTCATCAACAGCTTTACAAAAAATGATTAATGGAGAAGGTGGCGTTTGCAGTGATTTCTCCCAAATTTATTCTAATTTCTGCGTGATAAACGACATCAAAGTCAAAGAATGGGGTTTGAAGAATTTATCCAATGATTCTTGTGTTTCTGGGGGACATTCGTTTAACGAAATCTATTGCAAAGAACTTCAAAAATGGGTTATGATTGATGTGGCAAAATCCATCCTTTTTTATGATTCAAATAAAAAAAATCCCTTGTCAACGTTAGAATACATTGATTTAAAAAAAAAAAATAAAGAAATCAACATTGTATCTATTTATGCAAATGACACCTTTGACAACAGCAATGCAAAGAACATCTTCCTGATTTCAAAATCCTTGCCTTTCGTCATAACGAATTACGATAATAAAATCTATGATTATTTCCTTGAAAAATTGGATTCTTTTCCTGTTTCAATTGTACATGGAATATTGATTTTCATTGGAAAAAGTTATGTTTTTGAATTCCCGACAAAAGAGATTTAACAAAATTTTGTTCTTTGGAAAAGAGAAAAACATAAGTCTTGATTAATAATAACGGAACATTGATAAAGCAATCAAAGAAACAATTCACTCCTAAAAAAATGATTACATTTGTATAAAAAAATACAAAAATGCAACATATCATAGACCGCTTTATAAGCTACGCCGTAATAGACACAGAATCAGATTCTAGTTCAGAAACTACGCCAAGCACCAAAAAACAATGGGATTTAGTCAATAAATTGGTCGAAGAACTGAAAAGCATTGGGATGCAGGAGGTAACCATTGACAAAAATGCATACATAATGGCCACTTTACCTTCGAATGTTGACCATAAAGTTCCAACCATAGGCTTTATTTCCCACTTTGACACTTCGCCTGATTTTAGCGGTGCCAACGTAAAACCACAAATAATTTCCAATTATGATGGAGGCGATATCGTATTGAATGCCGAACAAAACATAATTTTATCTCCAAAATATTTCAAGGATTTGTTGCAATACAAAGGACAAACCTTGATTACCACAGACGGAACCACGCTCCTTGGTGCCGATGACAAAGCCGGAATTACCGAAATAGTGACCGCAATGGAATTCCTGATCAATAATCCCGAAATCAAACACGGGAAAATCAGGGTTGGTTTTACGCCAGACGAAGAAATTGGCCGTGGCGCCCATCATTTTGATGTAGAAAAATTTGGTTGCGACTGGGCTTACACTATGGACGGAAGCCAAGTGGGCGAACTGGAATATGAAAATTTCAATGCGGCTGGAGCCAAAATTACTTTCAAGGGAAAAAGCGTTCATCCGGGTTATGCCAAAGGAAAAATGATCAATTCGATGCTTATCGCCAATGATTTCATCAACGAATTACCCAAAGGAGAAACGCCACAGGAAACCAGGGGCTACGAAGGATTCTTTCACATACACCATTTAAAGGGAAGCATTGAAGAAACGGTATTGGAGCTTATTATTCGAGATCACAACAAGAAAAAGTTCGAAAAACGCAAAGCACTAATTACCAAAATTGCCAAAAAAATCAACCGGAAATTTGCCAAGAAATTTGGCGAAGACATTGTCATTGCCGAGGTAAAAGACCAATATTACAATATGAAAGAGAAGGTTTTGCCTGTAAAACATATTGTGGACATTGCCGAAAATGCCATGAAACTATTAAAAATAAAACCACTCATAAAACCTATTCGAGGTGGAACTGACGGTTGCCAGCTATCCTACAAAGGATTGCCTTGTCCAAATATTTTTGCTGGCGGTCACAACTTTCACGGAAAATACGAATATGTACCTGCCGAAAGTATGCAAAAAGCGGTTGACGTCATCGTGAAAATTGCTGAACTAACCGCCAATCCCATTGCCAAATAAATTATCGGAAAAATAAAAGCATTTTAAAAACCATCTATTTCGATGGTTTTTTTTGTGATTTCTTATGGCAAAACCTTAACATTAGCGAGTTGTTTTAATGATTATATTTGATAGAAATTTAGTAGTAATTGATTAACATTTAACTAATCCTTTTAAAACGATATAGAATTATGGAAGAAAACAAAGAAGAAATTGCAAATGAGATTACCCCAGAAACAACAAAGGCAGCTCCAACACCTAAACCTAGAAAACCCAGGGTTAGTAAATCAACTGAAGTAGTTGAACCAGCCATTGAAATTCCTGCAGCTGAAGAAAATCAAGTTGAGCCTTTTATAGAAGAATTTGACTCTCTAATAGAATTAGAACCAAAGAAAGACAAGAAAGACAAGAAAGACAAGAAAAAGAAAAAAAACAAGAAGAAAGAAAAAGAGAAAAAGAAAGCCAAAAAAGCAAAAGAAAAAGCAAAGGCCAAAGCCAAAAAAGCTAAAAAAGCCAAGAAAGAAAAAGCTAAAAAAGCAAAATTAAAAGCCAAAGCGAAAGAAAAAAAGGCTAAATCGAAAGCCAAAAAAGCAAAGAAAAACAAAAAGAATAAAAGCAAGAAAAAATAAGGAGTTCCTTTGATAAAGCTTTAAAATAAACGGTAGTATCCTATAAAGTGTGTAAGTAAAAAAAGTATTAGGGTTTGTGCAAACCCTAATACTTTTTTTACTTAATTTTAATATTTTACACATTTTATGAAAAAGGAAGATTTATTATCCGATGAATTTTTGAAGCAATTCAAAACAGGCGAAGACCTTTATGGCTTCTTAGCCCAACTACAAAAGCGAGGAATAGAGAAAATGCTCGAAGGCGAATTAGACGCCCATTTAGGCTATGATAAGCACGAGAAAACTACAAAATCCAATGCTCGTAATGGTTTTTCTAACAAGAAAATAAAAACCTCATTTGGCGAATCTCAGATTCAAGTTCCCAGAGATCGAGAAGCCTCATTTAACCCTTTAATTGTGCCCAAAAGGCAAAATATGCTCGATGGTTTAGAGAACGTAATAATCTCTCTCTATGCCAAAGGAATGAGCAATAGCGACATCGAAGAACAAATAAGAGAAGTTTATAATTTTGAGGTTTCCACTAGTACTATTTCTAGGATAACCGACACGGTTTCGAGTGATATTATTGCTTGGCAAAACCGACCTTTAGAGGCTGTTTATCTGATAGTCTGGATGGACGGAATTGTTTTTAAAGTTAGAGAAAACTCAAAAATAGTCAATAAAACCATCTATTTAGCCGTTGGACTTAATAGAGAAGGTAAAAAAGAAGTCCTTGGAATGTGGCTAGGAAAGAATGAAAGTGCTAGTTTCTGGCTTGGCGTTTTAACAGATTTAAAAGCTAGAGGAGTTGAAGATATACTAATTACTGCTACTGACAATCTAAATGGTTTTACGCAAACTATCAAAAATGTATTCCCAGAATCACAAACCCAAATCTGTGTAGTACATCAAATTAGAAACTCAGCTCGTTATGTGGTTTGGAAAGATAAAAAGGAATTTTCGGCAGATATGAAGCTTATTTACAATGCTCCAACTAAAGAAGCTGCTAAAGCATCTCTGGGAGATTTTTCTAAAAAATGGAATAATAAATATCCTTATGCGATTAAATCCTGGGAAGAAAATTGGGAGGAACTTACCGTATTCTTTGACTTTCCAGTAGAAATCAGAAAGATAATTTACACCACAAATTTAATCGAAAACCTCAATGGTAAAATCAGAAAATACACTAAAAACAAATTATCATTCCCAACGGATGAAGCTGTTTTAAAATCTGTATATTTGGCTTTGAGAGAGGCAACCAAAAAATGGTCGATGCCAATCCAAAACTGGGGATTAATCCTCAACCAGTTCTTAACTATATTTGAAAAAAGGGTTCAACTTTAATTAAAAAATCAAACCCCTATATTTTTAAACTTACACACTTTTTGGGATAGTGTCCGCAACGGTGGTGTTCGTATTTCAGGAGCTAATTTTGTTCCGCCAAACGCCAATAAAGTTTCGGATTATCTGGATGAATTGATTGATTTTATCAATACCAATCCTTTGGAATTGAACGATATTGAATTGGCTGCAATTTTCCACCATAAACTGGTTTGGATCCATCCTTTCTTTGACGGTAATGGAAGAACGGTTCGTTTAAGCATGAATTTACTGTTGATGCGTTGTGGTTTTCCACCAGCGATTATTCTCAAAAATGACAGAAAAAAATACTACGAAGCACTCAATCAAGCCAATAATGGCAATTATCAAAAACTAATGCTTTTGATGTGCCAAGCCTTGGAACGCAGTTTAAATATTTATTTGAATGCAATGCCCGACAACGATAACGATTTTCAAAAAATATCGGATATTGTTAGTGAACCAAGCAGTCCTTATGGTCAAGAATACATAAGTTTATTGGCTAGAACAGGCAAAATTGACGCCTACAAAGAAGGAAGAAATTGGTACACAACCAAAGAAGCCATCGAGGATTATATTGAGAATAGGCAGAGGAAAAGAATACTCAGTTAGCAGTGTTCAGTTGGTAGTTTACAACTGAACACTAATAACTGAATACCGAACACTATTTGCTTTTATCTCCAACAAAATAATCGTTCGAGTTTTTGAACAAGACATTAAAAGTAGTCAAACTACCATAAATTCTGGTGATGTATTGTTGCAAATCGATTTTCTCGGCTTCGTCAAGATTACTCGCATTAATCTTTTGCTCCATCACCCTTATCCTGTCGCGAACCATCGTGATTTTATGAAAAAAAGTATCGATTGGCACTTCTTTATTTTGTGTGTTAGTACCCGGTTCCAAAATGATTTTGCCGCCTTTCCATTTATCGGCAATGGGAACTATCTGGGAAACATCACTCCATTTTTGCAACAAATTCTTCAAGGATTTTTCTACATCCTGAAAACTTACCGAATCTACTTCGCCTTCAAGAGCTTCAATAATTTCGAATTCGCTGTCGATTTCAATGGTTTCCAATCCACTTTCAATAAAAGTAACCCAATAATGTTTTGAAGTTACATTGGTTACTACTCCAAGACCTAATTCTGGATGTTTTATGCGCGAGCCTATTCCTAAAATATTCATACCTTATTTTTTATTCAAATATAAAAATTTAAATAATTAAAAAAATTCTTCTTCCAATAATGAAAAGATTAAATTTCGGACAAGTCTAAATTCTTAAATCGAATTCAATTGTTGTAACTTTGCTTTTTGCCAAAATTTATGTTAGAAAACGATAACAACATTGAAGTATTGGGTGCGCGAGTACACAATCTAAAAAATATAGACGTAAAAATCCCAAGAGAAAAACTGGTGGTAATTACCGGCCTTTCGGGTTCGGGAAAATCATCCTTGGCTTTCGACACGATTTATGCCGAAGGACAACGCCGTTACGTGGAAACTTTTTCGGCTTATGCACGACAATTTCTTGGCGGATTGGAACGTCCCGATGTGGATAAAATAGATGGACTTTCGCCAGTAATTGCTATTGAACAAAAAACGACCAGTAAAAGTCCACGATCGACCGTTGGAACCATTACCGAGATTTATGATTTCCTCCGTTTGTTATATGCTCGCGCCGCCGATGCGTATAGTTACAACACGGGCGAAAAAATGGTTTCTTATGACGACGAGCAAATCAAGGAGTTGATTACCCAAGATTTTGCGGGAAAACGCATCAATATTTTGGCTCCAATTATTCGTGCCAGAAAAGGACATTATGCCGAATTATTCCAGCAAATTGCCAAACAAGGTTTTTTGAAAGTCCGCATCAATGGCGACATAAAAGATATTACCACGGGAATGAAACTCGACCGTTACAAAACCCACGACATCGAAATCGTGATTGACAGGATGGTTGTTGAAGATACTCCCGACAACGAAAAACGCCTGACAGAAAGCATCAAAACGGCAATGTATCACGGCGAAAATGTGTTGATGATATTAGACCAAGATTCGAATGAAATTCGGTTTTTTAGTCGAAATTTAATGTGTCCCACAACTGGAATTTCCTATCAAAATCCGGAACCCAATTTGTTTTCGTTCAACTCGCCAAAAGGGGCTTGTGACCATTGCAAAGGTTTGGGAACGGTAAACGAAATCAACATCAAGAAGATTATCCCCAATCCAAAAATTTCGATAAACAAAGGCGGTTTTGCTCCTTTGGGCGAATACAAAAGCAGTTGGATGTTCAAGCAATTGGAAATCATTGGCGAAAAATACGGCTTCAAATTAACCGATCCAATTTCGAATATTTCCGAGGAAGCTATGGAAATGATTTTGAATGGCGGCAAAGAAAAATTCTCGGTCGAATCGAAAGTTTTGGGCGTAACCAAAGAATACAAAATTGAATTTGAAGGCATTTCGCATTTCATCAAAAACCAACACAACGAAAGTGGTTCAACCACCATAAAACGTTGGGCAAAGGAATTTATGGACGAAGTAAAATGTCCGGTTTGTGAAGGTTCACGA comes from the Flavobacterium limnophilum genome and includes:
- the hemG gene encoding menaquinone-dependent protoporphyrinogen IX dehydrogenase; amino-acid sequence: MNSKIGILYSTVDGQTLKICNVIKEVLVEKSNSVKLFSIDDFDGKISDFDQFIIGSSIRYGKHNPKIIQFINEHKKELDKTKNAFFSVNLVARKPERATPETNPYFIKFLQNIDWIPNTSAVFAGKLDYQKYPFTDRLMIQLIMWMTNGPTNSKTKIEYTDWDKVKEFAVLLNNN
- the pepT gene encoding peptidase T encodes the protein MQHIIDRFISYAVIDTESDSSSETTPSTKKQWDLVNKLVEELKSIGMQEVTIDKNAYIMATLPSNVDHKVPTIGFISHFDTSPDFSGANVKPQIISNYDGGDIVLNAEQNIILSPKYFKDLLQYKGQTLITTDGTTLLGADDKAGITEIVTAMEFLINNPEIKHGKIRVGFTPDEEIGRGAHHFDVEKFGCDWAYTMDGSQVGELEYENFNAAGAKITFKGKSVHPGYAKGKMINSMLIANDFINELPKGETPQETRGYEGFFHIHHLKGSIEETVLELIIRDHNKKKFEKRKALITKIAKKINRKFAKKFGEDIVIAEVKDQYYNMKEKVLPVKHIVDIAENAMKLLKIKPLIKPIRGGTDGCQLSYKGLPCPNIFAGGHNFHGKYEYVPAESMQKAVDVIVKIAELTANPIAK
- a CDS encoding IS256 family transposase, with the translated sequence MKKEDLLSDEFLKQFKTGEDLYGFLAQLQKRGIEKMLEGELDAHLGYDKHEKTTKSNARNGFSNKKIKTSFGESQIQVPRDREASFNPLIVPKRQNMLDGLENVIISLYAKGMSNSDIEEQIREVYNFEVSTSTISRITDTVSSDIIAWQNRPLEAVYLIVWMDGIVFKVRENSKIVNKTIYLAVGLNREGKKEVLGMWLGKNESASFWLGVLTDLKARGVEDILITATDNLNGFTQTIKNVFPESQTQICVVHQIRNSARYVVWKDKKEFSADMKLIYNAPTKEAAKASLGDFSKKWNNKYPYAIKSWEENWEELTVFFDFPVEIRKIIYTTNLIENLNGKIRKYTKNKLSFPTDEAVLKSVYLALREATKKWSMPIQNWGLILNQFLTIFEKRVQL